Proteins found in one Clostridium butyricum genomic segment:
- a CDS encoding helix-turn-helix transcriptional regulator yields the protein MNELKKFDNIDEFEKMDFVLLSNDVISNTIDNNLQKLLFAKRITISELSRKTGVSKQVISSSIVKNTKIDLDSAIKISRVLKTPIEDIFMLKKNSWVDVYIVNGKTVYLNMKTLTMVSSEEKNMYIKTHKVKYYNPIDDCLSYKKLNENYNELFIKVGKRIEQL from the coding sequence ATGAATGAATTAAAAAAATTTGATAATATTGATGAGTTTGAAAAAATGGATTTTGTACTTTTGAGTAATGATGTAATTAGTAATACAATTGATAATAATCTACAAAAATTGCTTTTTGCAAAAAGAATTACAATTTCAGAATTATCAAGAAAAACAGGAGTTTCTAAACAAGTTATAAGTAGTAGCATAGTTAAAAATACAAAAATAGATCTTGATTCTGCAATTAAGATAAGCCGTGTATTAAAAACTCCAATTGAAGATATATTTATGTTGAAAAAAAATTCATGGGTTGATGTATATATTGTTAATGGAAAAACAGTTTATTTAAATATGAAAACTTTGACAATGGTTAGTAGCGAGGAAAAAAATATGTATATAAAAACTCATAAAGTAAAATATTATAATCCAATTGATGATTGTTTATCATATAAAAAATTAAATGAAAATTATAATGAGCTTTTTATTAAAGTTGGTAAAAGAATAGAACAATTATAA